A single window of Vigna radiata var. radiata cultivar VC1973A chromosome 4, Vradiata_ver6, whole genome shotgun sequence DNA harbors:
- the LOC106758054 gene encoding AT-rich interactive domain-containing protein 1 isoform X1 translates to MMGNGDPLDLYKLFMVVKKKGGYDAVCKNRLWDLVGEEYGLGVKVGSDVEHVYSKHLSALETCLKNVAGGKFAEYGLEGDRVKFQKHLMEAHTESMLDDSGEEEVGDEHERRECGCPDGRKLSGSNRVKCVKPESNGAEQESAYKYIDRSKSCGSNSVKDKNTNSNGNEYDNVCDYLEGRKFGGTNRVNGVNPDFNEAKKVRRPELVDLDMLEDHDKGEPIVVKFCGFNTEMDTPEEFDESKLLTVDASDAESDMLRLSDGSKSNNKDDDDDSEVLILDPSSVDKKKFGHKRKRESVSEMLIWINSIAKNPCDPAVGSIPEKSKWKSCSSQEIWKQALLFREAVFLKKDFETANEQLSWQSQKMHPSMYDDRVEALYNFRKRLKCEEKSLLGTSTSDGVSSTSSKTKARGNLERTSSSRSENVVDKKLHDSCSLDKYARVHIPVGPNHQAEVPEWTGITCESDSKWLGTQIWPPKFVNSKSCLIERDPIGKGRQDSCGCPVQGSVECVRFHVGEKRSKVKMELGEAFFQWRLDMVGEEVSSSWTDEDEKKFRDVVKSNPASLDKCFWDHLFKTFPKKSREDLVCYYFNVFLLQQRAYQNRHTPDNIDSDDDESEFTPLRKVFGHQTPKSRNLTLLSPKKSTGKRSNSK, encoded by the exons ATGATGGGTAACGGAGACCCTTTGGATTTGTATAAACTTTTCATGGTGGTGAAGAAGAAAGGTGGTTATGATGCTGTTTGTAAGAATAGGCTGTGGGATTTGGTGGGGGAAGAGTATGGATTGGGTGTGAAGGTTGGTTCCGATGTGGAACATGTTTACAGCAAACACTTAAGTGCTCTAGAGACATGTTTGAAGAATGTTGCTGGTGGCAAGTTTGCTGAATATGGTTTAGAGGGTGATAGAGTTAAGTTTCAGAAGCATTTGATGGAGGCACACACTGAATCCATGTTGGACGATTCTGGTGAGGAGGAGGTAGGAGATGAACATGAGAGGAGGGAGTGTGGCTGTCCGGATGGTAGGAAGCTCAGTGGTAGTAATAGAGTCAAGTGTGTGAAACCAGAGTCCAATGGGGCTGAACAGGAGAGTGCTTATAAGTATATAGATAGGAGTAAGTCATGTGGTAGTAATAGTGTGAAAGACAAGAATACAAATTCTAATGGGAATGAATATGATAATGTATGTGACTATCTAGAGGGGAGGAAGTTTGGTGGTACTAATAGGGTGAACGGGGTGAATCCAGATTTCAATGAGGCCAAGAAAGTTAGAAGGCCGGAACTTGTTGATTTGGACATGCTGGAGGACCACGACAAGGGTGAGCCTATTGTGGTAAAATTTTGCGGATTTAATACTGAAATGGATACACCAGAAGAGTTTGATGAGAGCAAATTATTAACTGTGGATGCATCCGATGCAGAAAGTGACATGCTTAGATTGTCAGATGGAAGCAAGAGCAACaataaagatgatgatgacgatagTGAAGTCTTGATATTGGATCCATCTAGtgttgataaaaagaaatttggtcaCAAGAGGAAGAGAGAGTCTGTGTCAGAAATGCTAATTTGGATTAACAGCATTGCTAAAAATCCTTGTGATCCTGCAGTTGGTTCGATTCCTGAGAAGTCTAAGTGGAAGTCTTGCAGTAGTCAAGAGATCTGGAAGCAGGCTTTGTTGTTTCGAGAAGCAGTCTTTCTAAAGAAAGATTTTGAGACAGCCAATGAACAACTTAGTTGGCAG AGTCAGAAAATGCATCCTTCCATGTACGATGATCGCGTTGAGGCATTGTACAATTTTAGAAAGAGGTTGAAGTGTGAAGAGAAGTCTTTATTGGGAACATCTACATCTGATGGAGTCTCCTCGACTTCGTCGAAAACAAAAGCTCGTGGAAATTTGGAGAGAACCTCAAGTTCTCGATCTGAAAATGTTGTTGATAAGAAGTTACATGACTCCTGTAGTCTTGATAAATATGCCCGGGTGCACATCCCTGTGGGGCCAAATCATCAAGCTGAAGTGCCAGAATGGACTGGCATAACTTGTGAGAGTGATTCTAAGTGGTTGGGGACCCAAATATGGCCTCCAAAATTTGTAAATTCAAAATCGTGTCTTATTGAAAGGGACCCGATTGGAAAAGGAAGACAAGATTCATGTGGCTGCCCAGTACAAGGTTCTGTTGAGTGTGTCCGGTTTCATGTTGGTGAGAAAAGGTCTAAAGTTAAGATGGAGCTGGGGGAGGCTTTTTTCCAATGGAGATTAGACATGGTAGGTGAAGAAGTTAGTAGTTCTTGGACAGATGAGGATGAGAAGAAGTTCAGAGATGTGGTGAAATCAAACCCTGCTTCACTTGATAAATGTTTTTGGGATCATCTCTTTAAAACATTTCCTAAGAAGAGCAGAGAAGATTTGGTCTGCTACTATTTCAATGTCTTTCTTCTGCAGCAGAGAGCATATCAGAACAGGCATACTCCAGATAACATTGatagtgatgatgatgaatCAGAGTTCACACCATTGAGGAAAGTGTTTGGACATCAAACACCAAAATCACGCAACCTCACCTTGTTATCACCCAAAAAATCCACTGGCAAAAGGTCAAATAGCAAGTGA
- the LOC106758054 gene encoding AT-rich interactive domain-containing protein 1 isoform X2: protein MMGNGDPLDLYKLFMVVKKKGGYDAVCKNRLWDLVGEEYGLGVKVGSDVEHVYSKHLSALETCLKNVAGGKFAEYGLEGDRVKFQKHLMEAHTESMLDDSGEEEVGDEHERRECGCPDGRKLSGSNRVKCVKPESNGAEQESAYKYIDRSKSCGSNSVKDKNTNSNGNEYDNVCDYLEGRKFGGTNRVNGVNPDFNEAKKVRRPELVDLDMLEDHDKESDMLRLSDGSKSNNKDDDDDSEVLILDPSSVDKKKFGHKRKRESVSEMLIWINSIAKNPCDPAVGSIPEKSKWKSCSSQEIWKQALLFREAVFLKKDFETANEQLSWQSQKMHPSMYDDRVEALYNFRKRLKCEEKSLLGTSTSDGVSSTSSKTKARGNLERTSSSRSENVVDKKLHDSCSLDKYARVHIPVGPNHQAEVPEWTGITCESDSKWLGTQIWPPKFVNSKSCLIERDPIGKGRQDSCGCPVQGSVECVRFHVGEKRSKVKMELGEAFFQWRLDMVGEEVSSSWTDEDEKKFRDVVKSNPASLDKCFWDHLFKTFPKKSREDLVCYYFNVFLLQQRAYQNRHTPDNIDSDDDESEFTPLRKVFGHQTPKSRNLTLLSPKKSTGKRSNSK from the exons ATGATGGGTAACGGAGACCCTTTGGATTTGTATAAACTTTTCATGGTGGTGAAGAAGAAAGGTGGTTATGATGCTGTTTGTAAGAATAGGCTGTGGGATTTGGTGGGGGAAGAGTATGGATTGGGTGTGAAGGTTGGTTCCGATGTGGAACATGTTTACAGCAAACACTTAAGTGCTCTAGAGACATGTTTGAAGAATGTTGCTGGTGGCAAGTTTGCTGAATATGGTTTAGAGGGTGATAGAGTTAAGTTTCAGAAGCATTTGATGGAGGCACACACTGAATCCATGTTGGACGATTCTGGTGAGGAGGAGGTAGGAGATGAACATGAGAGGAGGGAGTGTGGCTGTCCGGATGGTAGGAAGCTCAGTGGTAGTAATAGAGTCAAGTGTGTGAAACCAGAGTCCAATGGGGCTGAACAGGAGAGTGCTTATAAGTATATAGATAGGAGTAAGTCATGTGGTAGTAATAGTGTGAAAGACAAGAATACAAATTCTAATGGGAATGAATATGATAATGTATGTGACTATCTAGAGGGGAGGAAGTTTGGTGGTACTAATAGGGTGAACGGGGTGAATCCAGATTTCAATGAGGCCAAGAAAGTTAGAAGGCCGGAACTTGTTGATTTGGACATGCTGGAGGACCACGACAAGG AAAGTGACATGCTTAGATTGTCAGATGGAAGCAAGAGCAACaataaagatgatgatgacgatagTGAAGTCTTGATATTGGATCCATCTAGtgttgataaaaagaaatttggtcaCAAGAGGAAGAGAGAGTCTGTGTCAGAAATGCTAATTTGGATTAACAGCATTGCTAAAAATCCTTGTGATCCTGCAGTTGGTTCGATTCCTGAGAAGTCTAAGTGGAAGTCTTGCAGTAGTCAAGAGATCTGGAAGCAGGCTTTGTTGTTTCGAGAAGCAGTCTTTCTAAAGAAAGATTTTGAGACAGCCAATGAACAACTTAGTTGGCAG AGTCAGAAAATGCATCCTTCCATGTACGATGATCGCGTTGAGGCATTGTACAATTTTAGAAAGAGGTTGAAGTGTGAAGAGAAGTCTTTATTGGGAACATCTACATCTGATGGAGTCTCCTCGACTTCGTCGAAAACAAAAGCTCGTGGAAATTTGGAGAGAACCTCAAGTTCTCGATCTGAAAATGTTGTTGATAAGAAGTTACATGACTCCTGTAGTCTTGATAAATATGCCCGGGTGCACATCCCTGTGGGGCCAAATCATCAAGCTGAAGTGCCAGAATGGACTGGCATAACTTGTGAGAGTGATTCTAAGTGGTTGGGGACCCAAATATGGCCTCCAAAATTTGTAAATTCAAAATCGTGTCTTATTGAAAGGGACCCGATTGGAAAAGGAAGACAAGATTCATGTGGCTGCCCAGTACAAGGTTCTGTTGAGTGTGTCCGGTTTCATGTTGGTGAGAAAAGGTCTAAAGTTAAGATGGAGCTGGGGGAGGCTTTTTTCCAATGGAGATTAGACATGGTAGGTGAAGAAGTTAGTAGTTCTTGGACAGATGAGGATGAGAAGAAGTTCAGAGATGTGGTGAAATCAAACCCTGCTTCACTTGATAAATGTTTTTGGGATCATCTCTTTAAAACATTTCCTAAGAAGAGCAGAGAAGATTTGGTCTGCTACTATTTCAATGTCTTTCTTCTGCAGCAGAGAGCATATCAGAACAGGCATACTCCAGATAACATTGatagtgatgatgatgaatCAGAGTTCACACCATTGAGGAAAGTGTTTGGACATCAAACACCAAAATCACGCAACCTCACCTTGTTATCACCCAAAAAATCCACTGGCAAAAGGTCAAATAGCAAGTGA